In Brettanomyces bruxellensis chromosome 7, complete sequence, the sequence CGACTATGCATCGAAGATTCCGCTTATCGAACCTCTAGATTGCAAGTTCAAAGTCCCCGGAGTGGACTACATTCCACCCAGCTCGCATGTTCACATCGATTTGCGGTTTGTGGTGAAGTCTGCAGCCCACAAGTCGAAGCCGGAAATCAGTAAGTTGTCGAAAGAGCAAGTTAGAACGAGACTCGAGGAACCAAACACTCTGGAAGCACTAAGAAACCCGTACCAGATCGTGTTCGACCAACCGGCAATAGCAATGGATTACGTGCCACCATATTTCCCAGACACCAAGTACTTCAGCGAGAATTGTGGCTGGGTTGCATTCTTGATCATCCAGAAAGACGGAAGAATAGGTGACTCACCGGGAATGGTGAGAAGAGTCGATCTTTCGAATCTAGAGCTTACTCAGGAGCAGTTCATGAGTTCCGATGCAAAGGTGTCTGTCTTCAAGCTGCCGATGACGGCTCCTACGCCTGCCAAAGAGGGCAACTTCCAGTTTAGGCTTGTGCTCAAGAACTTGGCCTTTTTCGGAAGTGACATCGAGATTCCTCTCGTGATGAAAGTCGAGACTAAGCCCGAGGAGGCTGCCACAGACGATGCTTACGGAATAGAGCCGCCTTCGGAAGATAGTTTGGCGGGGGCAATGGCACAGCTTAGAGGTGATGAAGTGAAGCAGATTGAGAGTGAGAGTGAGAGTGAGAGTGAGAGTGAGAGTGAGAGTGAGAGTGAGAGTGAGAGTGAGAGTGAGTGGACGGATATGGATACAGATACTGAGGAGGAGGATGGGAAGAAATAGGGAGTGTGTAGGAAATATAGAAGTAAGAAGAAGCGATTGTGTGATAATTAATGCTGTAGTACGAGGGTAACTGGGGAAGAAGATACAGATAGATGAAGAgtgagaaggaagaaacgAGAAACGAGAAATAAGTAAGAAGTGAGAAGTAGTAAGTAGtaagaaataagaaaggAGTAGTTAGTAggagataaaaaagaattaaGTAGTGAGTAATAGGTAGCaggaaataagaaataagaaataagtAAGAAGTAGGAAATGAATAACAAGTAAGTAGTAGGAAGTAGTAGTAAGAAGTAGTGAGAAATAAGAAGCAGTAAGTAGTAAATAGTAAGTAAGTAGTAAGTAgcaaataagaaataagtAATGAGTAGTAAGTAGTAAGTAATCAGTAAGTAGTTAAtaggaaataaataaatgataagTAAGTAGTAAGTAGTAGTAAGTAGTAAGCAATAGGTAGCAGGGAATAAGAAttaagaaataaatgacAAGTAAGTGAGAAGtaagaaataagaagtaAGTAGTAAGTAGTAAGTAGTAGTAAGAAATAAGGAAGAAGTAGTAagaaataaggaaaaagtaggGAGTAGGAAATAGGAAATAAGCAAGAAgtaagaaataaatgataagtagtagtagtagtagtagtagtagtagtagtagtagtagtagtagtagtagtagtagtagtagtagtagtagtagtagtagtagtagtagtagtagtagtagtagtagtagtagtaaTATTAGTAGTAGTAATAAGCTGTAGTAACCACCTCCATTAATTGCACAAACTAAACCTAGCAAAGTCATTCTCCCTTCTTCCTCAATATCCGCTTCGCGTAATCAATCAACTGCGTGTTTCCCTCGGTAGTGACAAAAAACCGCCTGTGGGACTTGTCCTTCCACAAAATAACACCTATCTCCTCACCGTAGTCCATGAGCTTCTCAAACTCGAAGTCATTGGCAAAATCCTTGTACAAGTACCCGTTGGTAGCCTCAATTCGGTCTAGCTCCAACTGCCAGAGCTTGATCTGGTCCACGACTGTGGGAGGGAGGATTTCGAACTTCAGCTGGTCGGCAGCGTAGGTGTTGCCGATGGAATTCTCGAATTCAAGCTTCTTGGCGTATTTTTcctctgcttttttcaccaTCCCCGGGTGTGCGTGGGTCTCCAAGTAGTTGATGATCTGATCGGCGGTGATTCCATTGATCAGGGCCCTGCGAATGGACTCCCGGGTGACAATGCCGGTGACCATGTTGGCAAAACGGGTCTTCAGGTGCACGAACAAGTTCAAGATGGCGATCTGGAGCGGCGAGGACGTGTAGCAgtatattttgaagtttgTCTCGATGATCACAGACCCTTCAACCCTGGTTTGGTCGGCCTCGGTCGCCGGGTTGGCAATCTGATCGTTTAAAGCGGCACTTGCAGTCTTGAAGTTGGTCTGCTCGGAGGTCAACGACGTGGCTAGACGCGTCGGGTAGAATATCTTGCCCTTTCCGCCGGAAGCAGCATCCCGCGGGTAGTATAGAAGCCCGTAATCGATCAGATCCTCAAGCATGATGAGCTGGGTGTCGCTTAGCATCCCGATCGGGTAACCCTCTCCGAGCTCGAGCGATCCCaacatgaagatgaagttgaGAACGTCCACCGGGTTCATCATGAGCTTCTCGGACATCTTCAAGTACTGGAGGAGGAGGGTCCAGATTTGCGAGTTGATGGTCTGGAGAAGAAACTGGAACCCGCTTTTCGTGATCAGAAGAGACTTGAGCTCCTCCCCTGAAGGTGGAGTCAGCTTCCCGTCTATGTAATGATCGTCGACTACAAAATCCTCGTCTGCATCTGCCCCGGAAGAGCTGTTTTCTCTCCTCTGGCGGTCGGACGGCAGCTCCATCAACCCGCTGTACCGAAGCAACGTCAGCACGCCTATGCTGGGGTACTCGGCGATCTCCGAGCCAACCATGAAGTGCAAGATGTTCTCCCACTTCGACAAGCAGTACGAGTCCAGGAACTCCACTGTGATCTTCGCGTTGTCGTCGCTGAACAGTGCATTGAGGTTTTTCTGCGTGCTTTCGGTGCTTTTGTTGTCTTTTGAGCTTTTCAGGCCCTTCCTTCCGCTCTCTTTCGCCTCAGACTCCTCGATCGTCTCCGTGATCTTCTCATTTGGATCCAACTGCCTGCCGGCCCGAAATCCAGTGAGTGCATCCCTGAAACTCTGCCTGAAGATCGGGTTCAACTGCACAAACACTATGACGGCGATCTTGC encodes:
- a CDS encoding uncharacterized protein (BUSCO:EOG09261QR8) — encoded protein: MQSPLTQPSSSDLFKSSINEYLDNLPETVHAQLYKSPETCLAVFRLLPALAKFYIMTLLFQETAIPFLDLNRWIRHKKASGTTHRRNPSKIYQNESIKRLKALNLLKEIRKKLKHPKTGKIAVIVFVQLNPIFRQSFRDALTGFRAGRQLDPNEKITETIEESEAKESGRKGLKSSKDNKSTESTQKNLNALFSDDNAKITVEFLDSYCLSKWENILHFMVGSEIAEYPSIGVLTLLRYSGLMELPSDRQRRENSSSGADADEDFVVDDHYIDGKLTPPSGEELKSLLITKSGFQFLLQTINSQIWTLLLQYLKMSEKLMMNPVDVLNFIFMLGSLELGEGYPIGMLSDTQLIMLEDLIDYGLLYYPRDAASGGKGKIFYPTRLATSLTSEQTNFKTASAALNDQIANPATEADQTRVEGSVIIETNFKIYCYTSSPLQIAILNLFVHLKTRFANMVTGIVTRESIRRALINGITADQIINYLETHAHPGMVKKAEEKYAKKLEFENSIGNTYAADQLKFEILPPTVVDQIKLWQLELDRIEATNGYLYKDFANDFEFEKLMDYGEEIGVILWKDKSHRRFFVTTEGNTQLIDYAKRILRKKGE